GAAAACGTGTATATAGGTAACTACTTATAACATATAATCAGATTCCTCAACTTTTGTAAGTTGCTAGTACGgcaattttgataataaaaataaaaagagcgaatattttatttttttatttcattaatgttGGTAATTGAAGCGATGACTTCTTGATAATACACGTACGTTTTTAAATAAGAATCCCTATACTTTCCCTTTAGTAAAGGACTACTTGTCAAATTTTCATATGGCAGTAAACTTTGAAGGACAGACAGAGACTCggaaaaaaaacattgtctTTTTAATTGCTTCTGCAACAAAAGTAATCAGTGTAGCATGCTGCTGAGACCTTTTCACCATCTTTTGAGTCATCAGTGTAGATTTGAACATGATCGGGAAAATCTGAAATGTATTTCCAAAAGGAGGATTTGTTTTCTTCTGGTAATGTACTCGACTTTGCCCTCTCATGCAGAGCAAAGTTAACATCGGCTGTTTCAACAAGCCACGGTGGTACATCGGAAACGGTGTACTCGGCTAGGGTGTTTAAACTTATCACAAATTCCCGTTAAACAACAAGAAACAAAAATAGATACTACTGTTACTGTCTATTAAGTGATAAGTGACTAAACGAGAGGAGAGCTGTCTCTGTATGTTAATTCTGGACCGGTGTCATACACAGCTGTTACCATCTCAAAAAGTTCCGCTATATTGACATCCAACTCAAACGTGGAGATGTTACTGTCAAACACGTGATACCACACGACATCAGATAATCCGAGTTCGGTGTTAATTGTCAGTATGTAGGACGTCATCGGTTTGTTAGTCACATCCGGGAACAGTTAAGGATAGCAGTTCCTTCCTCAACCTCCGTTGTAATAatgtgcatttttttttttttttttttgtctttgataaaaagtgtaataattttgtaattcttGCAGTTTAAGTATTTAATAAAACCTTTTCAACGAAAAGGAGCGAAACTAACCGTTGAGAACATTTGATTTGAATAAATTTGGAGTTAAAGTCATGTTCTCTTAATGCAACACTTGATCCGGTTGTCCTCTTCATGTTCAGGACACAGCAATGTTCCAAACGGTAATGCATGTAGTCCAAACGGTAATATTCCAATCTTTGTTGTTCGGACTTTATACTCTCCTTCACAGTCCAGGGCGTCATTTTGGCATTTTCCTTCGTTTACTCGGCACTCTAAAACATGATACAGGGttaaaataaacttttaatttttaacCTTTTTATAATCCATCTTCAATTATGAATAATTTATGTTATTCGTAATATcttttaattacattataagaGGCACTTTGTTATGATTTATGATATCTATATTTCTCTCACCTGACCAATATTCAGGGGGCGGATATTCACGATGCCACGATGCACCAAACGTTTCCTTTAAGGTTGGATAATATTTGTCTCCTGGACATTCCGTCTGTCGAACATCTCTATGACCATATACTGAATGTGTTAGGTTGAGTTTTCCAATACGTTGCAGACAAGTGTTCAATTTGGAGAGCGCCGTCGTTGCCTTGTTGGTGGGCTTTTTACCGTTGAAATTCCCGATAAGACAGACGCCGATACTAATGTTGTTGTAGTAACTAAACGCATGCGCTCCTTCATATTGCCAGCCTCGACCTTCAAATACGGATCCATCTCCTCCTATGAGGTAGTGATATCCAATATCAACATAACCTGTCatataaatgaatttaataGAGTAACATATTAAACTAGGTTATCAAATGTAACTTCACCGCGATTCGGTTCCTATCATTAGTATGCCTGCTATTTGGTTCATCACATTAGTGTGTCCAAAAATATGAAGAGGAGTTGTTCCCCTTTGGTTGTTTACTCTTCTAGTTATCAGCCCGACATTTACAAACTTGAATGTCATTTCAGGGAGTATTGAATTTGATTCCCACCCTCCCTCCCATATTAAATCAGTTTCGAGTTTAAGTGTTAAAGAGTACtgctgttgttttgtttgtgtttttgtagtGTCGCAGTCCCCTTTGATTCTTCAATCGTCATGGCTTCTTTCCTCACCAGTGCAGAATAGGATTGGCGGAATATTAGGAACACCATAAATGTTTCAAAAAGACTTTGGATTGTTTTCTGACTAGAAACAGGAGACTGATCAATTTAAGGTTGCACATATCTATTTCGTTATTAATGCTATTACCCATATCAAGGGTTTCTGTTTCATAGTAAATCCATTTGGATATTTTTTGCTATTGCCAATATCATGGGCTTCTGCTCGCAGAGTTCATGTTTGTTATTGGAAGCCATGACCTCTATAGACCAattaaaagtataaaaaaaatcattgatgtCCTTTGTTATTCTGTTGCTATTTGATTACGAATTATTTACATAATCATATAATTAATTCTGATACTATATGTAtccataataaaaaaaaaatcaggaagCAAATCACATGGTATTTCTTTTAAATAGTTTACTTATAATTAATGCATGTTATAGCCATGTTCCTTCACAAATGACAAAACCTGACATTGGGAATAAATGATTGTAATTAAGTTATGATATTGTTAAATCGTCatatattttacacaaaaaCGATATTAGGCGGTGaacattatttcatttacaAGAAAACTTACCGTTATCCATATGTTCTTTCTGGATATCTTTAACCTCCTCAATACAGTCAAGTAGATTATCACAAGCCCGATTATCGAGGAATCCGGCCGAGTGGTGTATGATGAAATAATCTACAGGAGTTATCATCGACACTCTCTTCCTCGGTTGTTTTGCTCCCCAAGAGTCACGAGTGATGATGTTTAGTTCCTCTTCCAAACATTCGCCAGTTCTTTGCACTTTGAACAACAATAAATGaaacacatataatatattttttctttatatatcttACATTTCTCACTGACAAAAATTCTACATTTTGCGTAAGAACTTTCTATTCTGGTTCGACTAGgaggttgtacatgtattgtccTCGACGTGCATTCACGCCACCAATTCAATTTAAtt
This window of the Pecten maximus unplaced genomic scaffold, xPecMax1.1, whole genome shotgun sequence genome carries:
- the LOC117319325 gene encoding peptidoglycan-recognition protein SC2-like; its protein translation is MQRTGECLEEELNIITRDSWGAKQPRKRVSMITPVDYFIIHHSAGFLDNRACDNLLDCIEEVKDIQKEHMDNGYVDIGYHYLIGGDGSVFEGRGWQYEGAHAFSYYNNISIGVCLIGNFNGKKPTNKATTALSKLNTCLQRIGKLNLTHSVYGHRDVRQTECPGDKYYPTLKETFGASWHREYPPPEYWSECRVNEGKCQNDALDCEGEYKVRTTKIGILPFGLHALPFGTLLCPEHEEDNRIKCCIKRT